The DNA window tcttcttttttttttttttttttttttttgtctttttgccatttcttgggccactccagtggcatatggaggttcccaggctaggggtctaatcagagctgtagctgccagcctacgcctgagccacagcaacgcaggatctgagcctcgtctgcgacctacaccacacctcacggcaacgccagattgtttacccactgagcaagggcagggatcgaacctgcaacttcatggtttctagtcggatttgctaaccactgcgccaagacaggaactccatatatccttttttcattacattttctaAAACCTCAGAATAGAGAGCTTTTGAAGTAACTGTTAACTGAAGTCCAACAGCTAGGAAAGTAAGTCAAACAAACAGGAGACAAGGGGAAAGGCTTCTAATACTATGTGAGTTtgcctgaagaattttttttgtcttctctagggccgtACTaccggcatacggagattcccaggctaggggtctaatctgagctgtagttgccagcctacaccagagccacgcaatgctggatttgagccgcatctgcaacctacaccacagttcacagcaatgctggatccttaacccactgagcaaggccagggatcgaaccccaaacctcatggttcctagtcagatttgttcaccactacgccacgacgggaactctggcctGAAGAATATTAAATAAGGTCCAAAGTTTAAGAATGCATAAGTTCTCTTAAGTATTAATGGCAAAATTGTACTACAATAATGGTTACCTACTTTCAGAGCATAAATTCTCTGTGGTATAAGatcaaattaattaaaagtttcaTTTATTACCTTTCCCAGCAGGAATTCCTTTATCTTTGATTGCTAAATAGATTTTACAAGGCCCACAGCAAAAAACTCAAGTGCTAAGCAGTGATACTactatggaaattttaaaataagctctgGAAATAAATAAGAGTCTAATgatattcttctctttttctttttctttttagagccgcacctgtgacatatagacgttcccaggctacgggctgaatcggagctacagctgaggcctatgccacggtCATGACAGATTTGAGCCATaccttcgacctataccacagcttgtggcaatgctggatccttaacccaatgagtgaggccatggatccaacctgggtcctcatggatactagttgggttaattaccactgagccatgacaggaactctctaatgatattctattttttttattttttttattttcccactgtacagcaaggggatcaagttatccttacatgtatacattacaattacattttttccccaccctttgttctgttgcaacatgagtatctagacaaagttctcatcTAATGATATTCTTAAAAGCAGCAACCCCCCTTGGGCCAATCTAGGAAAGGAGAACCTTGAAAAAACTGgagcataaattttttaaaggggaCGATGTAACAAGTGGCCTATTCCTTTGGGAATTAACTGTATAAGAAAACCACATCAagtaatcattaaaaaatctaggagttcctgttgtgactcagcaggttatgaccttgactagtatccacgaggatgcgcattccatccctggcatcgctcagtggcttaaaggatcaggcattgctgtggctgtggtgtaggctggcagctacagcctaggaacttccatatgtcacaggtttggacctaacaagtaaaaaaaaaaaaaaaaaaaaaaaaaaaaacaataaacccaaacccaaaaaactacCTTTCCCCATTATGCAATGTGTTTTTATTCTAGCTAAAATTTCAGTGATAAAAATCAGAAACTAGGGAAAATGGCACTCTGATAAGTAATTAATCATAGCAGAACCACATGCAGTATTTCTAATGTAATCCATTACCTGAGAAGTCTGTCAGAAGTCTTGCTAAGACATGCTTGTTTACCAGTTCGGTCTTGCTAAGGCTGGAAGTAATATCTACACTAGCAGTTTCTTTGTTAAGAGTGGGCTTCTTGGAAATTCCAAGATCAGATCCAGTCTTGACATCTTTGTGTTGTAGGATATCACATGATCTCTGTGGCCAAGATGATTCTGGAGCAAATGTTAAAGTCGGCTTGAGTATTTCTTCAGGAGAGTCTACTTTATCCTGTGCAGAAGCGAACTTCTCAATCTTCCTTTCACTCAATTCTTTAAGGGCTCTGATTGTGAGCTGTTCCTGTTCTAAGTCCAGAGAGGCTGCTGGAGTAAGCTGGGTAGAGAGAATATCCAGAAGTTCACTCCTAtctgtttctttgctttgttcACTGTATTTGCTTTTTACGTTTTTAATTTCAGAACCACCTGACTCACTTTCATGCAAAACATCTgcagaatttgtttttaagtCCTCAGTTTTCTCTGATACTGCTTCAAAGGTACTTCCTTCACCTTTACCTAGTATTCCTTTCTCTCTGGTTTCTGAAAAGGCTGCTATCAGGTCCTCTGGGGAAGAATCATCTATATCTTTAACACTTTTTTCATGCAATGACTCCAAAGAGGCAGAGGCTATCACATTTAGTGAGAATTCTGTCTTATCGTTAAAAACATTTGGAGACTCTGCTGAAGGAAGTTTTGGGTTCTCAGCTGCAACAGGCATTGCAGGAGCAACTACACTCATAAGATGAGACTGCTTCACCTCTTCTGAGATAAAATTCCTATCAGGTACTTGTGAACATGGTGCCTCACTGCAGGTCTCCTTTGAAGAATATCAGGCTGAACTTGTGGCTCAGAGTCACTGACTGACCCTTCAAAGTTTCCAGATATTTTGTCTTCCCTATTACAATTAAGAGtctctttgatttctctttcatctgTTTTTACAACAGCACTTGGAATGGGAACAGGTTTTTCAGTCTGAATTTTGTTGCTTTCAAATGAAGTATCAGCTGTGATGTCCTCTATTACTGTGTCATCAGACTCACCAGAACTATCAGCCTCTGTCATTTCCCCCAACACAGAGGTCTGCCaattcatttcatcatttttcaaGTGGCCATCAGGTAAAACCACTTTCACTGTGGCCACTCCAGAACCCAGAGAGACACGTTTCTCAAATGGAGATCCAGGTAACTCTGCAACTGTGTCATCTCTTTTCTGTACACTGCCTTGCACACCTTTGGTATTGATTTCCTGCATGGAAACAGAGTCTGGCATAGCATTTTCCTGTGGGAGAGACATTTCTGCCCAATCGCCTGTTGGTTTAGGGACAGCAGTGCTCCCATCAATAGAACATACAGGAATTTTCTGATGAGTGTTGGTTTTAAGATTTGCAACCGGAATTTCTGAATTATATTCACTCGTGTCTAGTCCTGTAGTTTTTGTGATGTAGTCAGACTTAGCACTCTGCTGTTTCACTTGGGAAACCAAATCCCAAGTCAGTATTTCATTAGTAAAGTTATGCATATCATTCACACATCTAGACACCTcctccaagctgcagttgtgtgTGAAAACTGTCTAGTGAGCAACCCAGAGGCTGGGTAATGCCCCGCTTCCTTATTTCTCAGTGGAAATACTTTGTCCTTGGACTCTGAAATGTCTGCATGTGATTCTCTATCAGTATGCACTGCCCAGCTACCAAAGTCATTTGCACTTTCCTTATATGTGTCTTTAAATTCTTTGTCAAATGCTGCTTTGTCAATAATTACTTCAAATGGTGATTCCGGGGAATCCTTTTCAATAATACCACCCCCTGAAACTTCAGAGGGggataaagaatatgtacaaATGCCTTCTGCTTCAGACTGTTCCGTGGGTAGTTTCTGGGATGTTGGCAAAGTGAACTTGTCATCAGCATCCAAGGAAGTTTTATCATTGCAACTTGGTACCTCATTTGGGTTCTTGGGCtcctcatctttatttatttgctgttcCTTTTGACCAACTTCCTTTGAGAGAGAAGCAGGACGAGCTGGGAAACTGGCTGGAACGGAAGGACGGTCACAGTGAACTCCTTCTGCAACAGAAACTGGGGAGTCTGCTATGTCTCTACTCGTCTCCTGAggcttttccatctttttcacATCTAGAAGAGCCAAGCCgtcttttccttctttggctAAAATAGGCTGGCTGCCTAACACTTTACTTTTTTCTCCATGTAGTACTGTAAGGTCAGTATAATGTATTtcagaagatgaaagaaaggaggaagtcaTAATTTCTGAAGGTGGCTCATCAGAGCAAAGAGAGCTCAATTCCTCTACGGtcagaatttgaaagaaaaaaaattgtttaccaGGTACATTTACACATTAGCTGGTCAGGCCAAGcagcatgctttttatttttaaattcatatatatacacacaggatgtatatatacacacacataaagaagTGAGGAAACAACGATCCACAGTTTTAAGACATGCATAAAATTGCCAGCAATGAAACAGAAGGCGTGTCATGCCACAAACTGCAAATGACAACAAGTTTTCATGACAAAATACTTTTCAGTCTACTCTTCCCCTTTAACAGCAAAGCGTAAAGAAGGGTATAAGACAGGATAATTTGGGGAAATGTTTTTGTCCTTTGGTATTTGGTAGAGCTCTTCAAAAGAATCAATGTAATCTATATAAAACAACTTGATTATTATGAAGTACTGATATGTTCTCATGTAGGTGGAACAATTCAGAACACACTGCTTCTATAAAACCACTGTTAGAGTTTGAcaagctgaaaaggaaaaaaagaagtgatcaGAGTTCTCTTTGATTTTCAGGAGAtacagggaaccctcctgcctaAAAATCAGGCTAGAAGTATTCTATTCCAACCACAAGGAAGATGGTCCCAGGTACAGATGCCCTCAATGTTTTAAACTAAAGGTACTGAAAAGGCTGGCCTGCTCCAAAACCTCTTGTACCCACTCGCCAACTTAAACAAAACTGAACTGTGtaaattgattttctttattaaaaagagtaaacaccagggagttcccttgtggtctagcagttaggactcagcactttcaccactgcagcccacgttcaatccctggtctggaaactgagatcccctATCAAGCCGCTTCACATGGCAGCCAAAGGTTGGAGGGAGAGAGTAAACtccagaaattcttttaaaacagaaaatatcctCCTGAAAGTAATACCTTAATTACTGCAGTTTTTAATACCAGAGTAGCCATTgatttactacatttttttcccaactttCCAATCTAGCAAGTTTTTTACTGGGGAAAAGATCAAAACAACTGTCCCAAGGGAAGGCACCATCCTTACACACTGCTGTATCTGTGGAGGTGGTACAAAGTAGGTCTTAAATAGttccaaatgaatgaattaatgattcGGCCTGCTGAGGTGAGACCAAAGTAGGCTCAGGAGAGCAATGCCTTCCTTGAGTATGAATGGGTAATCGGGAcgatgtaaaagaaaaaaacctttgggATTACTTTTATTCagcttatattctttttcatgttagaATCTGAATTATAGtaagacaaaagcaaaattatgaCTTAATTAAAAACGATTCTATAAAggtgaaaagtaaaaatcaaatatCTTACTGCAAGAAATAAAATTCCACTATTATAAAGAATGTTTCCAAAATGCTACATAAAGTTCCTCTATTTCAACACATCACTGAAATTTGATGCAATTGTTCCCTGACCTTTAGAATATTTAACTGTAATCTGGGGAAAAAGTCTTTGTAAATTGAGGGAAAATAGTTAAAGTGTGGTGGTACAAACTGTACCAGTGAGACAGAAGTAAGCTGTAATTCATACTTAGTTCTAATGCAGTGTAAATGGTTTGCACCTATCATTGTATAATATGGATACTCAGCAAGATTGGATTATGGATAAATGAGGCTCACCAGTGCAGGCTAAAAGGTTTAAAAACCTGATATTTAAAGAACTATGGGCTACATTTAAATCAGAAATATTCCACAATCTGAGCTATGTATTGTTATTGAATTTACTGGTGACTGTCTCTATCAGAAACAGTCAATGAACTAAATCTGGATAAGGTAAAACGGAGAACTCCTCCCTTTAAACAGGAATGGAACCTCAGGGTGAACAGAACTAACTTTAACTCAGAGGGAATGGTCAGCTTATGTTTTATAGAGATTGAGATTTCAGATGATTTAGATCATCTTACAGAAAAAAGTGGACAAAATGAATTAGTAAtaattcaaccaatatttactgagtggCCACTATCATGTGACAGATACTGttttagaaactattttaaaagcagtgaacagtttccattttggctcagcagtaatgaacctgactagtacccatgagattgcaggtttgatccctggccctgctcagtgggttaaagatttggcattgctgtgtgctgagGGGCAGgatgcagactcagctcagataaggcgttgctgtggctgtggcctaggccagcagctatagctccaagttgacccctagtctgggaatttccatatgctgtgggtgcggccctaaaaaagggggaaaagaaagcagTAAACAAAACGGAAAAAAATCCTGGAGCTTACAACACAGAGGggggaagacagaaaataagcaaaatcaaCCAGTAAAATGATGATGATATGGAGGTGGATctgatgaaattaaaaagaaagcagcCTACAACTGAATGTTAATGAAAGAATGCACACAgttctgggggtggggtagggaaaTATGGGAGAAATGTTCTTTGCCTTGTTAGGACACAAACTTGTCAGTTTTCTAAGACtcgtctgtttgtttgtttttgtctttttgcctttttctagggctgctccctcagcatatggaggttcccaggctaggggtctaattggagctgtagccgccagcctacaccacagccacagcaacgccagatccaagccacatctgcgacctacaccacagctcacggcaacactggatccttaacccactgagcaaggccagggatggaacccgcaccctcatggttcctagtcggattcattaaccactgagccacgacaggaactccaaagcctgGTTTCTTTTCTAACTTCCTTGAACTCTTAGTATTCCAAAAGTTTTGCGTTAGGTATATAATAATCTGAGGTAAAACTAAATTAGGTTAGAAATCTTATTCTCAGAACAGTTCTGTACTGAATGCCATGACTGCTTGACAGACTTCacatattttactaaaaattccttttttctttttagggtagcactcatagaatatggaagttcccaggctaggggttgaattggagctgcagctgccagcctacatcacagccacagcaacaccagacctgagccatgtctgccacctacaccacagttcatggcaatgctggatccttaatgcactgagcgaggccagggattgaacccacctcctcatagatattagtcgaGTTCGTTACAATGGAACTCCTAAAGATTCCTTAATATGACATGactattatatatacaaaaataattaatcaTGTTCCTTGATAATAATTTTGTGACTTAGTATTAGGAGTGGATAGTGTTTTCTGGGGGCAAGCTTAGGAGGTAAACAGTATGATGCTGCATTCACTCCTCAGTGATTGTGACATATGAATGTTAGTTCTCACTAATGTCAATCAAGCTTTCCCACACATAGCAAAATAAGTTAGCatccttatctttaattttaataaaattacctCATTTAGGATTTcagcaaatggaaagacatttatTTGGCAAGTTGAAACTCTAACAAGCTTGAATATAGCTGATCTGTGccaagataatgaaaaaaattggtCTGGAAGAACTTATAATGGAATGAAAACATTGAATAAAACAAAGACCAGAACCTAGTAAGCCTGGAGAAACTAAGCTCCTATAAGCAAAGACTCTTCCAATTAGTCAATATGGCACTTAAAAGTCACTGGTGATGTTAAAAGTCTGTACCTGGCAAAATTGCAAAAAACTCTGGTGTTTGAAGGTTGTTAGTGTTAAAAATACTATGCACTGTAAAACTGCCCAATGGCAAAACTCTGGATTATCTTACATCTCAGAAAATGTCCActacctttcctttttctttcttttttttttttttttttttgtctttttgacttttctagggccgcttccgcagcacatggaggttcccaggctaggggtttaatcggagctgcacctgctggcctatgctggagccacagcaacacgggatccgagccatgtctacgacctgcaccacagctcaaggcaatgccggatccttaacccactgaacaaggccagggatcgaaccagcaacctcatggttcctagtcagatttgttaaccactgtgccatgatgggacctcccacCTTTCCTTTTTCAAAAGATCCAGCCCTTCACATGCACTGCAAGAGATTTTCAATTCTACTC is part of the Sus scrofa isolate TJ Tabasco breed Duroc chromosome 2, Sscrofa11.1, whole genome shotgun sequence genome and encodes:
- the RTN3 gene encoding LOW QUALITY PROTEIN: reticulon-3 (The sequence of the model RefSeq protein was modified relative to this genomic sequence to represent the inferred CDS: inserted 2 bases in 2 codons), whose translation is MAELSAATQSPSVSSSSGAESSAPGGGGGSPGACPALGAKSCGSSCADSFVSSSSSQPVSIFSTSQASFPARPASLSKEVGQKEQQINKDEEPKNPNEVPSCNDKTSLDADDKFTLPTSQKLPTEQSEAEGICTYSLSPSEVSGGGIIEKDSPESPFEVIIDKAAFDKEFKDTYKESANDFGSWAVHTDRESHADISESKDKVFPLRNKEAGHYPASGLLTRQFSHTTAXLEEVSRCVNDMHNFTNEILTWDLVSQVKQQSAKSDYITKTTGLDTSEYNSEIPVANLKTNTHQKIPVCSIDGSTAVPKPTGDWAEMSLPQENAMPDSVSMQEINTKGVQGSVQKRDDTVAELPGSPFEKRVSLGSGVATVKVVLPDGHLKNDEMNWQTSVLGEMTEADSSGESDDTVIEDITADTSFESNKIQTEKPVPIPSAVVKTDEREIKETLNCNREDKISGNFEGSVSDSEPQVQPDILQRRPXSEAPCSQVPDRNFISEEVKQSHLMSVVAPAMPVAAENPKLPSAESPNVFNDKTEFSLNVIASASLESLHEKSVKDIDDSSPEDLIAAFSETREKGILGKGEGSTFEAVSEKTEDLKTNSADVLHESESGGSEIKNVKSKYSEQSKETDRSELLDILSTQLTPAASLDLEQEQLTIRALKELSERKIEKFASAQDKVDSPEEILKPTLTFAPESSWPQRSCDILQHKDVKTGSDLGISKKPTLNKETASVDITSSLSKTELVNKHVLARLLTDFSVHDLIFWRDVKKTGFVFGTTLIMLLSLAAFSVISVVSYLILALLSVTISFRVYKSVIQAVQKSEEGHPFKAYLDVDITLSSEAFHNYVNAAMVHINKALKLIIRLFLVEDLVDSLKLAVFMWLMTYVGAVFNGITLLILAELLIFSVPVVYEKYKTQIDHYVGIARDQTKSIVEKIQAKVPGIAKKKAE